The Panicum hallii strain FIL2 chromosome 9, PHallii_v3.1, whole genome shotgun sequence genome has a window encoding:
- the LOC112877685 gene encoding uncharacterized protein LOC112877685, whose protein sequence is MPLGRASALDAVRALSRPGATPERGAKEVAALVRLVVMTSEALRWKPIREAFGGDWESEIFITREQAELVPRWVDLSYLVFRWEATGARGEEKAWRPRGSRRSASTMRPRHFPSSIFSSGRESCVSA, encoded by the coding sequence ATGCCTCTGGGGAGGGCGTCGGCGCTGGACGCGGTCCGGGCGCTCTCCCGCCCGGGCGCGACCCCGGAGCGCGGCGCCAaggaggtggcggcgctggtcaGGCTGGTGGTCATGACGTCGGAAGCGCTGCGGTGGAAGCCGATCCGCGAGGCGTTCGGCGGGGACTGGGAGAGCGAGATCTTCATCACCAGGGAGCAGGCTGAGCTCGTGCCGCGCTGGGTGGACCTCTCGTACCTCGTGTTTCGGTGGGAGGCGACTGGAGCGCGTGGGGAGGAGAAGGCGTGGAGGCCAAGGGGCTCGAGGAGATCGGCGTCCACAATGCGGCCCAGGCACTTTCCATCCTCGATCTTCTCAAG